In Drosophila yakuba strain Tai18E2 chromosome X, Prin_Dyak_Tai18E2_2.1, whole genome shotgun sequence, a single genomic region encodes these proteins:
- the LOC6525249 gene encoding acylphosphatase-1, producing MVHDNWRQLRSYLEVQSQGHRVLRLCHRVNGVSVVWPSKLHKPPSRFWTSKSGLGMASQKEEILGCDFEVRGKVPKEAFELFALAQAKTLGLRGFITQVSEEKFKGRLEGEGKVIDAFKKLILAAAEYLQAIKEFIIKNLKVIREYTYQTFEIKVDKK from the coding sequence ATGGTACACGATAATTGGAGGCAATTACGATCGTATCTGGAAGTTCAAAGTCAGGGTCACAGAGTGCTGAGACTTTGCCATCGAGTCAATGGAGTGAGTGTTGTGTGGCCTTCCAAATTACATAAACCCCCTTCCCGTTTTTGGACAAGTAAATCTGGACTCGGAATGGCCAGCCAGAAAGAGGAGATCCTGGGCTGTGACTTCGAGGTACGTGGCAAGGTGCCGAAGGAGGCCTTTGAACTGTTTGCACTGGCCCAGGCCAAGACACTGGGACTCCGGGGATTCATCACCCAGGTGTCGGAGGAGAAGTTCAAGGGTCGTCTGGAGGGCGAGGGCAAGGTGATCGATGCCTTCAAGAAGCTCATCCTGGCCGCCGCCGAGTACTTGCAGGCCATCAAGGAGTTCATCATCAAGAACCTGAAAGTCATCCGGGAATACACCTACCAGACCTTCGAAATTAAAGTGGACAAGAAGTGA